One Globicephala melas chromosome 18, mGloMel1.2, whole genome shotgun sequence DNA segment encodes these proteins:
- the LOC115866613 gene encoding phosphatidylinositol N-acetylglucosaminyltransferase subunit Y-like, with protein sequence MFLPLSTLTALIPLVSLAGLLYSAFVVCSYSLLLLITIPVYVFFHLWTWMGIKLFRQN encoded by the coding sequence ATGTTTCTGCCTCTTTCTACATTGACTGCCCTTATTCCATTGGTCTCTTTAGCAGGACTGTTATACTCGGCCTTTGTGGTGTGCTCTTACAGTCTGCTCTTGTTGATTACCATACCCGTTTATGTGTTCTTCCACCTATGGACTTGGATGGGTATTAAACTCTTCAGGCAAAATTAA